In Ovis aries strain OAR_USU_Benz2616 breed Rambouillet chromosome 14, ARS-UI_Ramb_v3.0, whole genome shotgun sequence, a single genomic region encodes these proteins:
- the PPP5C gene encoding serine/threonine-protein phosphatase 5 isoform X1, with protein sequence MAMAEGERTECAEPPRDEPPADGALKRAEELKTQANDYFKAKDYENAIKFYSQAIELNPSNAIYYGNRSLAYLRTECYGYALADATRAIEMDKKYIKGYYRRAASNMALGKFRAALRDYETVVKVKPHDKDAKMKYQECNKIVKQKAFERAIAGDEHKRSVVDSLDIESMTIEDEYSGPKLEDGRVTVTFMQELMQWYKDQKKLHRKCAYQILVQVKEVLSKLSTLVETTLKETEKITVCGDTHGQFYDLLNIFELNGLPSETNPYIFNGDFVDRGSFSVEVILTLFGFKLLYPDHFHLLRGNHETDNMNQIYGFEGEVKAKYTAQMYELFSEVFEWLPLAQCINGKVLIMHGGLFSEDGVTLDDIRKIERSRQPPDSGPMCDLLWSDPQPQNGRSVSKRGVSCQFGPDVTKAFLEENKLDYIIRSHEVKAEGYEVAHGGRCVTVFSAPNYCDQMGNKAAYIHLRGSDLRPQFHQFTAVPHPDVKPMAYASTLLQLGMM encoded by the exons ATGGCGATGGCGGAGGGCGAGCGGACTGAGTGTGCTGAGCCCCCCCGGGACGAGCCCCCGGCTGATGGCGCTCTGAAGAGGGCAGAGGAGCTCAAGACGCAGGCCAACGACTACTTCAAAG CCAAGGACTACGAGAACGCCATCAAGTTCTACAGCCAGGCCATCGAGCTGAACCCCAGCAATGCCATCTACTATGGCAACCGCAGCCTGGCCTACCTGCGCACCGAGTGCTACGGCTACGCGTTGGCCGACGCCACGCGGGCCATCGAGATGGACAAGAAGTACATCAAGGGCTACTACCGCCGGGCCGCCAGCAACATGGCGCTGGGCAAGTTCCGGGCCGCCCTGCGTGACTATGAGACG GTGGTGAAGGTGAAGCCCCATGACAAGGATGCCAAGATGAAGTACCAGGAGTGCAACAAGATCGTGAAGCAAAAGGCGTTCGAGCGGGCCATCGCGGGCGACGAGCACAAGCGCTCCGTCGTGGACTCGCTCGACATTGAGAGCATGA CCATCGAGGATGAGTACAGTGGGCCCAAGCTGGAGGACGGCAGGGTGACAGTCACCTTCATGCAGGAGCTCATGCAGTGGTACAAGGACCAGAAGAAGCTGCACCGGAAGTGTGCCTACCAG ATTCTAGTACAGGTCAAAGAGGTCCTCTCCAAGCTGAGCACGCTCGTGGAGACCACGCTCAAAGAG ACAGAGAAGATTACGGTGTGTGGGGACACCCACGGCCAGTTCTATGACCTCCTCAACATATTTGAGCTCAACGGTTTACCCTCGGAGACCAACCCCTAC ATATTTAATGGTGACTTTGTGGACCGCGGCTCCTTCTCCGTAGAAGTGATCCTCACCCTTTTTGGCTTTAAGCTCCTGTACCCAGATCACTTTCACTTACTTCGAG GCAACCATGAGACGGACAACATGAACCAGATCTATGGCTTCGAGGGGGAGGTGAAGGCCAAGTACACAGCCCAGATGTACGAGCTCTTCAGCGAGGTGTTCGAGTGGCTCCCGCTGGCCCAGTGCATCAACGGCAAAGTGCTG ATCATGCACGGGGGCTTGTTCAGCGAAGACGGCGTCACCCTGGACGACATCAGGAAGATCGAGCGGAGTCGGCAGCCCCCAGATTCAG GTCCCATGTGCGACCTGCTCTGGTCGGACCCGCAGCCGCAG AACGGGCGCTCGGTCAGCAAGCGGGGCGTGAGCTGCCAGTTCGGGCCCGACGTCACCAaggccttcctggaggagaacaAGCTGGACTACATCATCCGCAGCCACGAGGTCAAGGCCGAGGGCTACGAGGTGGCGCACGGCGGCCGCTGCGTCACCGTCTTCTCTGCCCCCAACTACTG CGACCAGATGGGGAACAAAGCCGCCTACATCCACCTCCGGGGCTCCGACCTGCGGCCCCAGTTCCACCAGTTCACAGCAGTG CCTCACCCCGATGTCAAGCCCATGGCCTACGCCAGCACGCTGCTGCAGTTAGGGATGATGTGA
- the PPP5C gene encoding serine/threonine-protein phosphatase 5 isoform X2 yields the protein MAMAEGERTECAEPPRDEPPADGALKRAEELKTQANDYFKAKDYENAIKFYSQAIELNPSNAIYYGNRSLAYLRTECYGYALADATRAIEMDKKYIKGYYRRAASNMALGKFRAALRDYETVVKVKPHDKDAKMKYQECNKIVKQKAFERAIAGDEHKRSVVDSLDIESMTIEDEYSGPKLEDGRVTVTFMQELMQWYKDQKKLHRKCAYQILVQVKEVLSKLSTLVETTLKETEKITVCGDTHGQFYDLLNIFELNGLPSETNPYIFNGDFVDRGSFSVEVILTLFGFKLLYPDHFHLLRGNHETDNMNQIYGFEGEVKAKYTAQMYELFSEVFEWLPLAQCINGKVLIMHGGLFSEDGVTLDDIRKIERSRQPPDSGTSRAVQWFGLHASTAEGWVPSLVGN from the exons ATGGCGATGGCGGAGGGCGAGCGGACTGAGTGTGCTGAGCCCCCCCGGGACGAGCCCCCGGCTGATGGCGCTCTGAAGAGGGCAGAGGAGCTCAAGACGCAGGCCAACGACTACTTCAAAG CCAAGGACTACGAGAACGCCATCAAGTTCTACAGCCAGGCCATCGAGCTGAACCCCAGCAATGCCATCTACTATGGCAACCGCAGCCTGGCCTACCTGCGCACCGAGTGCTACGGCTACGCGTTGGCCGACGCCACGCGGGCCATCGAGATGGACAAGAAGTACATCAAGGGCTACTACCGCCGGGCCGCCAGCAACATGGCGCTGGGCAAGTTCCGGGCCGCCCTGCGTGACTATGAGACG GTGGTGAAGGTGAAGCCCCATGACAAGGATGCCAAGATGAAGTACCAGGAGTGCAACAAGATCGTGAAGCAAAAGGCGTTCGAGCGGGCCATCGCGGGCGACGAGCACAAGCGCTCCGTCGTGGACTCGCTCGACATTGAGAGCATGA CCATCGAGGATGAGTACAGTGGGCCCAAGCTGGAGGACGGCAGGGTGACAGTCACCTTCATGCAGGAGCTCATGCAGTGGTACAAGGACCAGAAGAAGCTGCACCGGAAGTGTGCCTACCAG ATTCTAGTACAGGTCAAAGAGGTCCTCTCCAAGCTGAGCACGCTCGTGGAGACCACGCTCAAAGAG ACAGAGAAGATTACGGTGTGTGGGGACACCCACGGCCAGTTCTATGACCTCCTCAACATATTTGAGCTCAACGGTTTACCCTCGGAGACCAACCCCTAC ATATTTAATGGTGACTTTGTGGACCGCGGCTCCTTCTCCGTAGAAGTGATCCTCACCCTTTTTGGCTTTAAGCTCCTGTACCCAGATCACTTTCACTTACTTCGAG GCAACCATGAGACGGACAACATGAACCAGATCTATGGCTTCGAGGGGGAGGTGAAGGCCAAGTACACAGCCCAGATGTACGAGCTCTTCAGCGAGGTGTTCGAGTGGCTCCCGCTGGCCCAGTGCATCAACGGCAAAGTGCTG ATCATGCACGGGGGCTTGTTCAGCGAAGACGGCGTCACCCTGGACGACATCAGGAAGATCGAGCGGAGTCGGCAGCCCCCAGATTCAG GGACCTcccgggcagtccagtggttcggactccatgcttccactgcagagggctgggttccatccctggttgggaattaG